From Caretta caretta isolate rCarCar2 chromosome 3, rCarCar1.hap1, whole genome shotgun sequence, a single genomic window includes:
- the LOC142071542 gene encoding uncharacterized protein LOC142071542, with protein sequence MAKSAARLQLELVKFQAEERQREHERQIELMQLKKEQEREAEQHQEAAHKREMEERKHVEEEKEKERKHVEEMERIKAQQNIPTNPSNPSPGTTSHPRKFPTYKAGDDTEAFLENFERACLGYNISTDQYMVELRPQLSGPLAEVAAEMPKEHMNKYELFKSKARVRMGITSEQSRRRFRALRWKPDMSFTRHAYHIVKHWDAWISGASVESPVNLPFLMQMEQFLEGVPEEIERYILDGKPKTVIEAGEIGARWVEVAEKKKTGRSWSGDQKGPPQTTPYYRGPPKAPPTSQRTLQTPYRPTTPFSSNPPRPSDPSAGRCFKCNELGHVKANCPKNPNRLQFIAPESHQRSTGPDTSQIPLERRETVSVGGKKVTAWRDTGAQVSAIHASLVDPNLINPEIQVTIQPFKSNSFNLPTAKLPVQYQGWSGMWTFAVYDDYPIPMLLGEDLANHVKQAKRVGMVTRSQAKQAVRPSSVPETSIRTQSEVMDLDPRPMSATAVVDPVPETQTEPVPEPEPAEQPTPDPVSALNPVLATSTPEGPTEPELAAADNPTQEAQPEPESQHSAPAESGSQSTETAPSPISLPEGPSLGPQSHEELMSPASREQFQTEQEADESLQRAWTAARSNPPPLSSSNRSSKEQNWS encoded by the exons atggcaaaatccgcggctcgactacagctcgaattagtcaaatttcaggctgaggaaagacaaagggaacatgaaagacagatagaactcatgcagctgaagaaggaacaagaaagggaggcagaacaacaccaagaggctgcccacaagagggaaatggaggagaggaagcatgtggaggaggagaaggaaaaagagaggaagcatgtggaggagatggagaggataaaggcccagcagaatataccaacaaaccctagcaatccttctccaggtaccacttcccatcccagaaagttccccacctacaaggcaggtgatgatactgaggccttcttagaaaacttcgaaagggcctgccttgggtacaacatctctactgaccaatacatggtagagctgaggccgcagctcagtggacccttagctgaggtggcagctgaaatgcctaaagaacacatgaacaagtatgaactgtttaaatccaaggcgagagtcagaatggggataacatccgagcagtctcgtcggaggttcagagccctaaggtggaaaccagacatgtcatttacccgacatgcctaccacattgtaaaacattgggatgcctggatatcaggagcaagtgttgaatctccagtaaatttgcccttcctaatgcaaatggaacaattcttagagggtgttcctgaggaaatagaaagatacatcctagatgggaaacccaaaactgtaattgaggcaggagagattggagccagatgggtggaggtggcagagaagaagaaaactggtcgcagttggagcggagaccagaagggaccaccccagaccacaccctattaccgggggccgcccaaagccccacctacctcccaaagaaccctccagaccccttatcgtcccaccaccccgttctccagcaaccctcctcgccccagtgacccgtcagctggacgatgttttaagtgtaacgagctggggcatgtaaaggccaactgccccaagaaccccaacagattacagttcattgcaccggaatcacaccagaggtccacaggcccagatacctcccagatacccttggagcggagggaaactgtgagtgtgggcgggaagaaggtcaccgcgtggagggacaccggagcacaagtgtcagctatccatgcttccttagtggaccccaatttaatcaacccagagatccaagtgacgattcaacccttcaagtccaactctttcaatttgcctacagccaagttgcctgtccagtaccagggctggtcaggaatgtggacttttgcagtctatgatgattatcccatccccatgctgttgggggaagacttggccaatcatgtgaagcaggccaagagggtgggaatggtcacccgcagccaggctaaacaagccgtgaggcctagctctgttccggaaacttctatcaggacccagtcagaggtgatggacctggaccccaggccaatgtctgcaacagcagtagtggatccagtcccagagacccagacggaaccagtcccagaaccggaaccagccgaacaaccaacaccagaccccgtgtcagcactgaatccagtacttgcaacctcaacaccagagggccccaccgaacctgaactggcagcagccgataacccgacccaagaggctcagccggagcctgaatcccaacatagtgcaccagcggagagcggttcacagtcaacagaaacagctccatcccctatatcgcttccagagggaccaagcctaggtccacaatcccatgaggaactgatgtctccagcatcaagggaacagttccagaccgaacaggaagcagatgaaagcctccagagagcttggacggcggcacggagcaacccaccgcctctcagctcttctaatcgatccag CAAAGAGCAGAACTGGAGCTGA